The sequence GGGATAAAGTTTGTACCCTTGAAGAAATCAAACAAAATATGAACCATCGTTTAACTGGCAAAGAAGCTGGTTTAATCGGTTATTGGCCCTTAAATGGGAATGCTTCTGATCAAACTGCTAATAATAATAGCGGAGCAATTAATGGAGCAAATTGGACACAAGAAAACTTAGAATTTCTGCAACCTCTTAAAGCTAATGTAGAGATTGCGGAAATTGTTTACAAAGGCCATGTAAAACGGACTCAATCTGATGAATATATTGAGATTCGTAATAGTGGTAATGGTGCTGCTGACTTATCCAATTGGAAAGTTACCTCATCAGGAAAGGAGCAAATCTTTGCATTTCCAGAAGGTACATCTTTAGCCGCAGGTCAAATTATTCGAGTTTATACTAACGAAGTTCATCAAGAATCAGGTGGTTTTAGTTTCGGCAGTAAAACGGCTATTTGGAACGATAAAGGTGACATGGGTAAAGTATTAGATTCTGAAGGCAATGAAGTGTCTAGCTTTAGCTATGATAATAACTAAGTCATTCAATTGAATTTAGTTAATGATTCCGCATAGCTTTCTGTATGCGGAATTTTTGTATTAATCTTGGGTTATGGTTATATTTCTTAAATAAACTCTCTGTAAAATTACTAAAAAAGACAAAACAAGCATGATTTTTCCGTATTTTTCCTAGTAGCGATAATCACAATCACAATGGCACAATGAGATTAATCACACAGAAATGATGTTTCAAGTTCCAGTAACAAGAAGAATCATTAGTTACTTAATTTAATAAATCATAAACAGTGTGAGACTACTTTTTTGTGACTTTTCTAAGTCATTAACAATATTAGGAGATTTTCAAAATGACGGCTGTACAAACCCTAACGCAACAGAATTTACAATCAGTCTTAAATTTTGATGGACAAGATGACTATGTAGAAATTCGAGATCCTTTTGAAAATAATACAGCTTTTACGATTTCTCTTTGGATTAATCCTGCTCTTTTAAATTCTGCTTTCCATGGATTTATTGGGAAACAAGGAGATGCACATCGTAAACCTGGAATGTGGATATGTCCTAGTGATAAGGCACTACATTATGACTCCTATAGTACCTCCGATCAACGTTATTCTGGTGTATTAAAAAATTTCTTTGAAAGTACGCAACAATGGGTTCATATTGCCTGGGTAAAAGAGGATACTGAGTACAAAATCTATCGCAACGGAGAACTATTTGCAACTGAACCTGCACCCACCAATTTTTATACAACGAATACTAGCTATTGGTTAGGAAGAGTTGATAATTTTTTTCCTGGAAAAATGACAGAAGTTCGTATCTGGAATAAAGCCCGCAGCCAAGGGGAAATCAAAAAAGATATGAACCATCGTTTAACAGGCAAAGAAGCAGGCTTAATGGCTTATTTCCCCTTAAATGGTGATGTTTTTGATCAAACTAACAATAATAATAACGGAACGATTCACGGGGCAAGTTGGACAGAAGAAAACTTAGACTGTCTTGAACCTTTGAAGGCTACAGTAGAGATTGCGGAAATTGTTTACAAAGGCCATGTAAAACGGACTCAATCTGATGAATATATTGAGATTCGTAATAGTGGTAATGGTGTTGCTGACTTATCTAATTGGAAAGTTACCTCATCAGGAAAGGATCAAATCTTTGCATTTCCAGAAGGTACATCTTTAGCCGCAGGTCAAATTATTCGAGTTTATACTAACGAAGTTCATCAAGAATCAGGTGGTTTTAGTTTCGGCAGTAAAACGGCTATTTGGAACGATAAAGGTGACATCGGTAAAGTATTAGATGCTGAAGGAAATGAAGTATCTAGTTTTAGTTACGGTGATCAACCTAAAAAAGAAGAGTCTGTTGATACTATTAAAGCAGAATTAGGCATTTCTGGGTTAAAAATTAACATCAGTGAAAGCGATATTAAGCAGTTAATGACACCTCAAATTAAAGTCAGCTTTTTAGATGCTTTCCGCAGTGCCATGAAAAGCTTTATGGAAGATGGAAACTTAGGAGAAAGTCCCCTATCTATTCTTCACGAATTACCTGGAGAATATGGCTTATCCGATAACCCTAATGCCCAAGAAATGAATGAGAAAATGAAAGAATTACTCAATGATTGTGGCATGGAATTACTCACTGATGCAGAAGATCCTGCGGATGAATGGGCAGGTAAAGTGATGTGTGATGAAACAGGAGAACAATACGGAACTAATAGCTATTGGATCTTTAAATTATCTCCCTCTCAATTTACTGATCTTAACTATGCTGTGGTTGATAAAGCTGGAGTTAAACCTACCGTTAACTGGGGTTTCAGCTAACTTTTAAACGCCATAAGTAACCTCATCTCTCACTAGGGGGCAACGGCCGTTGACCCCTACAATTTTTTTCTTTATTATTACTGTATAGAAACTAATATCACGTTTTCCTAGGCAATTATTCTCAATTATTGTATAATCTCATTGCCATTAATCTCAAGCTTTCTTATTCATGGATAACGCCTTATTAGTTCAACTCATTGGCATTAGCGGTTACATTATTTATATCACCACCTCAGCAGCGGTATACGGTATTTTTGCCCTAGGACTAAATTTACAATGGGGTTTCACTGGACTCATTAACTTTGGCGTGGTTGCTTTCATGACCTTGGGAGCCTATACTACTGTTTTATTAACCCTCACAGGTTTTCCCTTCGTCCTTGCCATCTTAGCGGGTGCAGTTTTAGCAGCAATATTAGGGTTATTAATTGGACTTTCTACCTTACGTCTCAGGGAAGATTATCTTGCTATTGTTACGATTGGGGTATCAGAATTAGTTCGTTTAGTTGCGTTAAATGAAGAATGGTTGACTAAAGGTGCATTAGGATTAAGACAATATCCCCTTCCCTTGAATATTGAACCAAGTTTTCCCCTTAAATTAAGTCTCATTGCTATCTTAACTCTTTTAGGAATTTATGCAGGATGGACACTCTATAAAAGTCTTGCTTCTCAATGGAAACAAAATAAGGAAATTCAAGGTAAAAGTTATCAACCGAGAAAACCTATTACTTTAGTTATTTGGGGAATTATTGCCACCGCTTTAATCTTATTAGTGTATATTACAGGAATAACAGCCCTTTCTTATTATACCTATAAAGCCGGATTAATGGTGTTGGTTTTGTCTGTCTTAGCGATCACTTATAGTGGATTAGAATTTTTAGTTCATTCTCCTTGGGGACGCATTCTTAAAGCCATTCGAGAAGATGAAGAAATTCCCAAAGCTCTAGGCAAAAATATTTTATGGTATAAGTTACAATCTTTTATGTTAGGCGGTGCGATCGCCGGTATTGCAGGTGCTTTCTTTGCTTGGCAATTAACGGCAATTTATCCCGATAAATTTGATCCTCTAATTACTTTTAATACTTGGATTATTGTTGTTTTAGGTGGTTCAGGTAGTAATGCAGGTACAATTTTAGGAGCAATTATTTTTTGGGCTTATGATTCCTTAACGCGCTTTATATTACCTCAACTTGGTATTTTAAGTCCCAGTCAAGCTGGTTATTTTCGGATTATGGTAATTGGCTTAATTTTAATGGTCTTAATGGTTTGGCGACCTCAAGGAATTTTAGGTAAAAAAGAAGAATTAACCTTAGGTCGTTAATTGTCATATTACTTGTTAATTAGGTCACGGACTAATCGTAATGGTAAAAAATATCCCATCATCCTGTAAAGAATTTCCGCCTTGAAATAGCTCCTTTCCTAAACGGTTTGCCCAGTCAATACGGGCATTAAAAAAACTACCATATTGTAGTTGTAAACCGATCCCAACGGAAGCTAATTCATTAATCGCTGGATCTGGTGTATCCCCGCTATTCCAACCTTGACCATAATTTAAAAAAGGCACAATTTGCACCAAAACCTTATCATTAGGCATACGATAAATCGGTAAACGTACTTCCATTCCTGCAAAAATTCCATTATCGGTTAACAAAGAATTCTGTCGATATCCTTCTACATTCCCTAAACCCCCTAAAGAAAATTGCTCTAAAGAAACAATAGGACGATCAGCAATTTGGAAATCACTTCTGATCAAAAATAAAGTATCAGGTGCCAATAATCTAACCCATTGTGCTTGACCCCGCCATAAAAAATAGTTACTATAAGGAGACTCAGGATTAACAGAAAAATCAAA is a genomic window of Crocosphaera sp. UHCC 0190 containing:
- a CDS encoding branched-chain amino acid ABC transporter permease → MDNALLVQLIGISGYIIYITTSAAVYGIFALGLNLQWGFTGLINFGVVAFMTLGAYTTVLLTLTGFPFVLAILAGAVLAAILGLLIGLSTLRLREDYLAIVTIGVSELVRLVALNEEWLTKGALGLRQYPLPLNIEPSFPLKLSLIAILTLLGIYAGWTLYKSLASQWKQNKEIQGKSYQPRKPITLVIWGIIATALILLVYITGITALSYYTYKAGLMVLVLSVLAITYSGLEFLVHSPWGRILKAIREDEEIPKALGKNILWYKLQSFMLGGAIAGIAGAFFAWQLTAIYPDKFDPLITFNTWIIVVLGGSGSNAGTILGAIIFWAYDSLTRFILPQLGILSPSQAGYFRIMVIGLILMVLMVWRPQGILGKKEELTLGR
- a CDS encoding LamG-like jellyroll fold domain-containing protein, producing the protein MTAVQILTQQNLQSVLSFDGKDDYIDLAKKSVFNVSKNLTLSAWINVNSNREWAAIISKIFDTGSTESGYGILLDGKSGVYFGLKVPSKGIQYLSSGANTVKLNQWHHIACTYDGQTIKIYIDGVEKASQNLPDSKIDYEPENNLYIGMYKDDNEAYHYTGKIAEVCVWDKVCTLEEIKQNMNHRLTGKEAGLIGYWPLNGNASDQTANNNSGAINGANWTQENLEFLQPLKANVEIAEIVYKGHVKRTQSDEYIEIRNSGNGAADLSNWKVTSSGKEQIFAFPEGTSLAAGQIIRVYTNEVHQESGGFSFGSKTAIWNDKGDMGKVLDSEGNEVSSFSYDNN
- a CDS encoding LamG-like jellyroll fold domain-containing protein is translated as MTAVQTLTQQNLQSVLNFDGQDDYVEIRDPFENNTAFTISLWINPALLNSAFHGFIGKQGDAHRKPGMWICPSDKALHYDSYSTSDQRYSGVLKNFFESTQQWVHIAWVKEDTEYKIYRNGELFATEPAPTNFYTTNTSYWLGRVDNFFPGKMTEVRIWNKARSQGEIKKDMNHRLTGKEAGLMAYFPLNGDVFDQTNNNNNGTIHGASWTEENLDCLEPLKATVEIAEIVYKGHVKRTQSDEYIEIRNSGNGVADLSNWKVTSSGKDQIFAFPEGTSLAAGQIIRVYTNEVHQESGGFSFGSKTAIWNDKGDIGKVLDAEGNEVSSFSYGDQPKKEESVDTIKAELGISGLKINISESDIKQLMTPQIKVSFLDAFRSAMKSFMEDGNLGESPLSILHELPGEYGLSDNPNAQEMNEKMKELLNDCGMELLTDAEDPADEWAGKVMCDETGEQYGTNSYWIFKLSPSQFTDLNYAVVDKAGVKPTVNWGFS